One stretch of Rhodothermales bacterium DNA includes these proteins:
- the trxA gene encoding thioredoxin: MADNAKPVTFTDANFKSEVLDSETPVLIDFWATWCGPCRMIAPVIEQLAVEFDGRAKIGKLDVDRNPETAMQFGVRSIPTLLFVKDGHVVDQVIGAVSKKILTDKLEGLVSLPANS; the protein is encoded by the coding sequence ATGGCAGATAACGCCAAACCTGTTACCTTTACTGATGCCAATTTCAAGAGCGAAGTGCTCGACTCCGAAACGCCGGTGTTGATCGATTTCTGGGCGACCTGGTGCGGCCCCTGCCGTATGATCGCCCCGGTCATCGAGCAGTTGGCCGTCGAATTCGACGGTCGCGCAAAAATCGGCAAGCTGGACGTGGACCGCAATCCCGAAACAGCCATGCAGTTCGGGGTACGTTCTATCCCGACGCTCCTTTTTGTAAAGGATGGCCACGTGGTTGACCAAGTGATCGGCGCTGTTTCGAAAAAGATCCTGACCGATAAGCTGGAGGGACTGGTTTCTCTTCCGGCTAATTCCTGA